Proteins encoded by one window of Polyodon spathula isolate WHYD16114869_AA chromosome 16, ASM1765450v1, whole genome shotgun sequence:
- the mecp2 gene encoding methyl-CpG-binding protein 2, protein MAAAESGEERLEEKSEDQEQAGQKEKPPKPKKLKKEKEGGRDEEGLQPAPPPPPPPSPPPPPTSSSSSSSSSSSTEQLQPRSSTEAGRAEPCESAAGAASSIPAPPEPAVSPKQRRSIIRDRGPLYDDPSLPQGWARKLKQRKSGRSAGKYDVYLINPEGKAFRSKVELIAYFQKVGDTTTDPNDFDFTVTGRGSPSRRDKKPPKKPKVVKASGRGRGRPKGSGKLRLASEGVAVQRVVEKSPGKLLVKMPFVSPASKPQTGGASVKKRPGRKRKPDQEPQGGAPKKRGRKPVAVVSAAAAVGVGVAGGSGSQGTISVAASLAAAQAVEARKRAPLAGKVHDTALPIKKRKTRETVEEPEPPPPLPAVATATAVLETGASPGKVVKAAKSSGRKHKEGDGCSSGGWGSPPKGHKKKEKPQHRHHHNPHHHHHHHLPTAATLAEQPQDLSAPKLCREEQQPRKEAASRGDSCPSKTQTVAAVEAKGKQQRAGVIMGGGAEGGDVKDIVPTPAVPRPNREETVESRTPVSERVS, encoded by the exons TGAGGAGAAAAGCGAAGACCAAGAGCAGGCGGGGCAGAAGGAGAAACCCCCAAAACCGAAGAAGTTGAAGAAGGAGAAGGAAGGGGGGCGGGATGAGGAGGGGCTGCAGCCTGCCccgccccctcctcctcctccttctcctcctccccccccaacctcctcctcctcctcctcctcctcctcctcctccacagaGCAGCTGCAACCGCGGTCTTCCACGGAGGCTGGGAGAGCAGAGCCCTGCGAGTCTGCAGCGGGGGCTGCCAGCTCCATCCCGGCCCCCCCAGAGCCTGCCGTCTCACCCAAACAGAGACGCTCCATCATCCGTGACCGTGGGCCCCTGTACGACGACCCCTCCCTGCCCCAGGGCTGGGCTCGCAAGCTGAAACAGCGCAAGTCCGGGAGGTCAGCCGGGAAATACGACGTCTACCTGATCAA CCCGGAGGGGAAAGCCTTCCGTTCGAAAGTGGAGCTCATCGCGTACTTCCAGAAAGTGGGGGACACCACCACGGACCCCAACGACTTCGACTTCACTGTCACGGGGCGCGGCAGCCCCTCCCGGCGCGACAAGAAGCCCCCCAAGAAACCCAAAGTGGTGAAAGCCTCGGGGAGGGGCCGGGGGCGGCCCAAGGGCAGCGGGAAGCTGCGGCTGGCCTCTGAGGGGGTGGCGGTGCAGCGTGTGGTGGAGAAGAGCCCTGGCAAGCTGCTGGTCAAAATGCCTTTCGTTTCCCCGGCTTCCAAACCCCAAACCGGAGGGGCATCCGTTAAAAAGAGACCCGGCAGGAAAAGGAAGCCGGATCAGGAGCCGCAGGGGGGCGCCCCGAAGAAGAGGGGGCGCAAGCCAGTGGCGGTGGTGTCAGCAGCGGCGGCAGTTGGGGTGGGGGTGGCTGGGGGGTCAGGGAGTCAGGGGACGATATCCGTGGCCGCCAGCCTGGCCGCCGCGCAGGCGGTCGAAGCCAGGAAGAGGGCCCCGCTTGCGGGGAAGGTGCACGACACGGCGCTGCCTATCAAGAAGCGCAAGACAAGGGAGACCGTGGAGGAGCCGGAGCCACCTCCTCCACTCCCGGCCGTCGCCACCGCTACGGCGGTGCTGGAGACAGGAGCCTCTCCGGGCAAGGTAGTGAAGGCGGCCAAGAGCTCCGGGAGGAAACACAAGGAAGGAGACGGCTGCAGCAGTGGGGGATGGGGAAGTCCCCCAAAGGGGCACAAGAAGAAGGAGAAGCCCCAGCACAGGCATCACCacaacccccaccaccaccaccaccatcacctccCAACCGCCGCCACGCTCGCAGAGCAGCCGCAGGACTTGAGCGCCCCCAAACTGTGCCGGGAGGAGCAGCAGCCAAGAAAGGAGGCTGCCTCTCGAGGGGACAGCTGCCCCAGCAAGACTCAAACAGTCGCTGCTGTAGAAGCCAAAGGCAAACAGCAGCGGGCGGGGGTGATCATGGGAGGGGGGGCGGAGGGAGGGGATGTGAAGGACATTGTGCCCACGCCAGCCGTGCCGAGGCCCAACCGGGAGGAGACTGTGGAGTCCCGGACCCCCGTCAGCGAGCGAGTGAGCTGA